TAGTCCTGACACCCTCTGTGCATATATTGTCCTTTATGGCGATCGGTATACCGAGCAGAGGTGATGATCCCCCCTTTTTAAATCTTTCATCAGCATCTTTACCGGATGAAAGAGCAATCTCATCTGTAACAGTGACATATGCTTTTATCTTTTCTTCTATACTATCTATTCTTTTTAAAATCGACTCTGTAATCTCTGATGATGTGATTTCATTCTTTTTAAGAAGGTCGTAAAGCTCATGTATAGTCATCCTGTTTAAATCCAAATAATACCCCCTGAACTTTTATACTATCCTGTTCTCATCATCAACCCTTACTATGGTAGGTTTGAAGTCTTTTAATTCCTCTTCGTTAGCCATCTCATAACAGAATATGATAATCCTGTCACCCACAACACCTTTTCTTGCTGTTGGGCCATTAAGACAGACAATACCAGAGCCTCTTTTACCAGGAATCACATAGGTCTCAAACCTTTCCCCGTTGTTCAGGTTAGAGACCATCACCTGTTCATATGGAAGAATTCCTGCAGCCTCAAGCAGAGTCTCATCAACAGTGAGACTACCTTCATATTCGAGGTTAGCATCAGTAACAGTTGCCTGATGTATCTTTGACCTGAGCATGATCCTTAACATGACAACTCCCAAATAAAATAGTTCTGAAGTGCTGAAGATCTGAAGTTCTGAAGTTTTTTGCTTCAGTCCTTTAGCACTAAAGCCTTCAGTTCTTCCGCTCTATCTATCATTCTATTATCTTCGGCACCCTGTAAAATTCCTCTGTTCTGTCAGGGGCGTTTGAAAGGGATTTCTCCCTTTGTAGGGACGCCTCTATTTTGTCATCCTTGAATACATTTCTAATAGGGAGAACATGAGAGGTAGGTTCCACACCTCTGGTGTCTAACTCATTGAGCTTTTCCATGTATGTGAGTATGTTATTGAGCTGAACTGTAAATACCTCTATTTCATTCTCAGCGAGTTCCAGCCTTGCAAGTCGGGCTACATGATTGACTTCTTCTCTTGTTATCTTCATAGCGAACTCCGTTCCAATGCAAAATGTCACCCTGAGCCTCAGGCGAAGGGTCTCAAACCGAGATTCTTCACTTCGCTCAGAATGACCAAGAGAAAATAGCCGAGGCATCCTGCCTCGGATGTCAGGCAACCCCGTATTAAATACGGGGCTGACCTATTTTTCTCAAGATTCAAAATTAAAAATTCAAAGATAAAAATTTGAAATCATTCTACCGTAACACTCTTTGCAAGATTTCTTGGTTGATCAACATCGCATCCTCTGATTACAGCTATGTGGTAGGCAAGTAACTGAAGTGGGATGCTCAGGAGTATTGGCGTGAGATATTTGTTGGTTTTTGGAATATAGATT
This genomic stretch from Nitrospirota bacterium harbors:
- the gatC gene encoding Asp-tRNA(Asn)/Glu-tRNA(Gln) amidotransferase subunit GatC is translated as MKITREEVNHVARLARLELAENEIEVFTVQLNNILTYMEKLNELDTRGVEPTSHVLPIRNVFKDDKIEASLQREKSLSNAPDRTEEFYRVPKIIE
- the panD gene encoding aspartate 1-decarboxylase encodes the protein MLRIMLRSKIHQATVTDANLEYEGSLTVDETLLEAAGILPYEQVMVSNLNNGERFETYVIPGKRGSGIVCLNGPTARKGVVGDRIIIFCYEMANEEELKDFKPTIVRVDDENRIV